From a single Campylobacter concisus genomic region:
- a CDS encoding heavy-metal-associated domain-containing protein translates to MKTFEANNIHCQNCANTIKNALEDDFGKIEVDLSKEPRQVSLDIKDSDVEKFKSEMADLGFDIIKEL, encoded by the coding sequence ATGAAAACATTTGAAGCAAACAATATCCACTGCCAAAACTGTGCAAATACAATAAAAAACGCACTTGAAGATGACTTTGGCAAGATAGAAGTTGATCTTAGCAAAGAGCCAAGACAAGTTAGTCTTGATATAAAAGATAGCGATGTTGAGAAATTTAAGTCTGAAATGGCTGATTTGGGATTTGACATAATAAAAGAGCTCTGA